A portion of the Lolium rigidum isolate FL_2022 chromosome 1, APGP_CSIRO_Lrig_0.1, whole genome shotgun sequence genome contains these proteins:
- the LOC124674747 gene encoding UDP-glycosyltransferase CGT-like has product MGHLLPFTRFIAALADTGGVDISVVTALPTVSAAEADHFTGLFAAFPAIRRIDFNLLPFDEAAFAGTDPFLLRWESLRRSAHLLGPLIVGNTQRASAIVTDVTLASQLIPIAKDDLHLPCHILFSSCATMLSFLAYFPTYLDAASTNHLAGDVNIPGIGHIPVDYPPQVLRNPDSLFTKQFIANGRLIAEADGILVNTFDALEPDALAALRSGKVVSGFPPVFAVGPLKSTSTAGSDETVGGASSPIAWLDEQPARSVVYVAFGNRSAAALDQIREIGAGLEASGCRFLWVVKTTVVDREDTAELTDVLGGGFLGRVQGRGLVTKDWVDQEAVLKHPAIGLYLSHCGWNSVTESAMYGVPMLAWPTLGDQRLIATVIRSGGFGLWMEHWSWEGNAVVSGVEIGEKVKQVMGDEAISARAAKVREEATKAVAQGGSSYRNMQEFLATLKAT; this is encoded by the coding sequence ATGGGCCACCTCCTCCCTTTCACCCGCTTCATCGCCGCTCTCGCCGACACGGGAGGGGTGGACATCTCCGTGGTCACCGCCCTGCCGACGGTGTCAGCGGCCGAGGCCGACCACTTCACCGGCCTCTTCGCCGCCTTTCCCGCCATCCGACGCATCGACTTCAACCTCCTGCCGTTCGACGAAGCCGCCTTTGCGGGCACTGACCCCTTCCTCCTACGGTGGGAGTCCCTGCGCCGCTCGGCTCACCTCCTCGGCCCTCTGATCGTCGGGAACACCCAGCGCGCGTCGGCCATCGTCACGGACGTCACCTTGGCTTCCCAACTAATCCCGATAGCTAAAGACGATCTGCACCTTCCATGCCACATCCTCTTCAGCTCCTGCGCAACCATGCTGTCATTCCTCGCCTACTTCCCCACCTACCTTGACGCAGCCAGCACAAACCACCTTGCCGGCGACGTCAACATCcccggcattggacacatcccggTGGATTACCCGCCGCAGGTGCTGCGCAACCCCGACAGCCTCTTCACCAAGCAGTTCATCGCCAACGGCCGTTTGATCGCGGAGGCAGACGGCATTCTGGTCAACACGTTCGACGCCTTGGAGCCGGACGCACTCGCTGCCCTGCGCAGCGGCAAGGTCGTTTCCGGATTCCCGCCGGTGTTCGCCGTCGGCCCGCTCAAGTCGACGAGCACGGCGGGGAGCGACGAGACGGTGGGCGGCGCTTCATCACCTATCGCCTGGCTCGATGAGCAGCCGGCGCGATCGGTGGTGTACGTGGCGTTCGGCAACCGTAGCGCCGCGGCGCTGGACCAGATCCGTGAGATCGGCGCCGGGCTGGAGGCCAGCGGCTGCCGGTTCCTGTGGGTGGTGAAGACCACGGTGGTGGACCGCGAGGACACGGCCGAGCTGACGGACGTGCTGGGCGGCGGGTTCTTGGGCCGCGTGCAGGGGCGTGGCTTGGTGACCAAGGACTGGGTGGACCAGGAGGCTGTCCTGAAGCACCCCGCCATTGGGTTGTACCTGAgccactgcgggtggaactcggTGACGGAGTCGGCCATGTACGGTGTGCCGATGCTGGCGTGGCCGACGTTGGGCGACCAGCGGCTGATCGCGACGGTGATAAGGAGCGGCGGTTTCGGGCTGTGGATGGAGCACTGGAGCTGGGAGGGGAACGCGGTGGTGAGCGGGGTGGAGATAGGGGAGAAGGTGAAGCAGGTGATGGGAGATGAGGCGATTTCGGCGAGGGCGGCCAAGGTCCGGGAGGAGGCCACCAAGGCCGTCGCCCAAGGTGGCTCCAGCTACCGGAACATGCAGGAGTTTCTTGCCACGCTCAAGGCTACTTAG